A stretch of Rhizobium sp. TH2 DNA encodes these proteins:
- the tdh gene encoding L-threonine 3-dehydrogenase: MSNMMRALVKAKPEMGLWMENVPVPEPGPNDVLIKVKKSAICGTDVHIWNWDTWAQKTIPVPMVVGHEFVGEVAEVGSSVTKYQVGERVSGEGHIVCGKCRNCRAGRGHLCHYTKGVGVNRPGSFGEFVCIPEHNVVAIPDDVPDEVAAIFDPFGNAVHTALSFDLVGEDVLVTGAGPIGIMGAMVAKRSGARKVVITDINPLRLELARKCGIDYVVDPSKEDLRDVMTSIGMKEGFDVGLEMSGAPPAFRSMIDSMNNGGKIAILGIAPDGFGIDWNKVIFKMLTLKGIYGREMFETWYKMIAFVQGGLDVSQIITHRIKIDEFRDGFEAMRSGNSGKVVMDWN; the protein is encoded by the coding sequence ATGTCGAACATGATGCGAGCGCTCGTCAAGGCGAAGCCCGAAATGGGCCTCTGGATGGAAAACGTGCCGGTGCCGGAACCGGGGCCGAACGATGTGCTGATCAAGGTGAAGAAGTCGGCGATCTGCGGCACCGATGTTCATATCTGGAATTGGGACACTTGGGCGCAGAAGACCATTCCCGTGCCGATGGTCGTTGGTCATGAATTCGTCGGCGAGGTGGCCGAGGTCGGCTCGTCCGTCACCAAGTACCAGGTCGGCGAGCGGGTTTCGGGAGAGGGGCATATCGTCTGCGGCAAGTGCCGCAATTGCCGGGCGGGCAGGGGCCACCTCTGCCATTACACCAAGGGCGTGGGTGTCAACCGGCCGGGTTCGTTCGGCGAGTTCGTCTGTATCCCGGAGCACAATGTCGTGGCGATCCCCGATGACGTGCCCGATGAGGTGGCGGCGATCTTCGATCCGTTCGGCAACGCGGTGCACACCGCGCTCTCCTTCGATCTCGTGGGCGAGGACGTGCTGGTCACGGGCGCAGGCCCAATCGGCATCATGGGCGCCATGGTCGCCAAGCGCTCGGGTGCCCGCAAGGTGGTGATCACCGACATCAATCCGCTCAGGCTCGAACTCGCCCGCAAATGCGGCATCGATTATGTGGTCGATCCCTCGAAAGAAGACCTCAGGGATGTCATGACCTCGATCGGCATGAAGGAAGGTTTCGACGTGGGGCTGGAAATGTCCGGCGCGCCGCCCGCATTCCGCTCGATGATCGATTCGATGAACAATGGCGGCAAGATTGCCATTCTCGGCATCGCGCCGGATGGCTTCGGCATCGACTGGAACAAGGTGATCTTCAAGATGCTGACGCTGAAGGGCATCTATGGCCGAGAGATGTTCGAGACCTGGTACAAGATGATCGCCTTCGTCCAGGGCGGGCTCGATGTCAGCCAGATCATCACGCACCGGATCAAGATCGACGAGTTCCGCGATGGCTTCGAGGCCATGCGGTCGGGTAATTCCGGCAAGGTGGTGATGGACTGGAACTGA
- a CDS encoding glycine C-acetyltransferase has translation MTSPFLQHLRTELDGLKSAGLYKSERVITSKQAGEIQVASGAKVLNFCANNYLGLADNEELAEAGKKALDRYGYGMASVRFICGTQEEHKQLEARISQFLGFEDTILYSSCFDANGGLFETLLGEDDAIISDALNHASIIDGVRLSKAKRFRYANNDMKALEEELKKAEGSRFKLIATDGVFSMDGIIANLGGVCDLAEKYDAMVMVDDSHAVGFVGRHGRGSPEHCGVEGRIDIMTGTLGKALGGASGGYTSARREVVDWLRQRSRPYLFSNTLAPVIAAASLKVFDLIEHGDALRERLYDNAALFRTEMTKLGFTLAGEGHPIIPVMLGDASLAQEMASRMLERGVYVVGFSFPVVPKGQARIRTQMSAAHSRADVEKVIAVFAEVGKELGVI, from the coding sequence ATGACCTCACCCTTTCTCCAGCATCTCAGAACCGAACTCGATGGATTGAAATCCGCCGGGCTTTACAAATCCGAGCGTGTCATCACCTCCAAGCAGGCGGGTGAGATCCAGGTCGCATCCGGTGCGAAGGTGCTGAATTTCTGCGCCAACAACTATCTCGGCCTCGCCGACAATGAGGAACTGGCCGAGGCGGGCAAGAAGGCGCTCGACCGCTACGGCTACGGCATGGCCTCGGTGCGCTTCATCTGCGGCACGCAGGAGGAGCATAAGCAGCTCGAAGCGCGCATTTCGCAGTTCCTCGGCTTCGAGGACACGATCCTCTATTCCTCGTGCTTCGACGCCAATGGCGGCCTGTTCGAGACGCTGCTTGGCGAGGACGATGCGATCATTTCCGATGCGCTCAACCACGCCTCGATTATCGACGGAGTCAGGCTCTCCAAGGCCAAGCGCTTCCGCTACGCCAACAACGACATGAAGGCGCTGGAAGAGGAACTCAAGAAGGCCGAGGGCAGCCGCTTCAAGCTGATTGCCACCGACGGCGTGTTCTCGATGGACGGCATCATCGCCAATCTCGGCGGCGTCTGCGATCTGGCGGAGAAATACGATGCGATGGTCATGGTCGATGACAGCCACGCCGTCGGCTTCGTCGGCAGGCACGGGCGCGGCTCCCCGGAGCATTGCGGCGTCGAGGGCCGCATCGATATCATGACCGGCACGCTGGGCAAGGCGCTGGGTGGCGCTTCGGGCGGCTATACCTCGGCCAGGCGCGAGGTGGTGGACTGGCTGCGGCAGCGCTCGCGGCCCTACCTGTTCTCCAACACGCTGGCGCCGGTCATCGCGGCCGCTTCGCTGAAGGTGTTCGACCTGATCGAGCATGGCGACGCGCTGCGCGAGCGGCTCTATGACAATGCGGCGCTGTTCCGTACAGAGATGACCAAGCTCGGCTTCACGCTGGCTGGCGAGGGGCACCCTATCATCCCGGTCATGCTCGGCGACGCGTCGCTGGCGCAGGAAATGGCATCGCGGATGCTGGAGCGCGGCGTCTATGTCGTCGGCTTTTCCTTCCCCGTCGTGCCGAAGGGCCAGGCGCGGATCAGGACGCAGATGTCGGCGGCGCATTCGCGTGCCGATGTCGAGAAGGTGATTGCCGTGTTTGCCGAGGTTGGCAAGGAATTGGGTGTGATTTGA
- the carA gene encoding glutamine-hydrolyzing carbamoyl-phosphate synthase small subunit: MAPAISRAAPEWRTMTQGWTREKPTALLVLADGTVIEGKGIGATGRTQAEVCFNTALTGYQEILTDPSYLSQIVTFTFPHIGNIGTNDEDIEDLTPAARRGAVGVIFKADITEPSNYRAAKHLDAWLKARGIIGLCGIDTRALTSWIRENGMPNAVIAHDPSGVFDIDVLKQEAKAWSGLEGLDLAREATSGQSSRWSEKPWVWNEGYSELADIEAKYHVVCLDFGVKRNILRLFAGLDCKVTVMPATASTEEVLAQKPDGIFLSNGPGDPAATGIYAVPVIKDLIGTDIPLFGICLGHQMLGLALGAKTEKMHQGHHGANHPVKDYTTGKVEIVSMNHGFAVSSKSLPSGVEETHVSLFDGTNCGLRVSGKPVFSVQHHPEASPGPQDSHYLFRRFLNLIKEKKGELALAER; the protein is encoded by the coding sequence ATGGCGCCCGCAATATCGCGAGCCGCGCCGGAATGGAGAACCATGACCCAAGGATGGACCCGGGAAAAGCCCACTGCCCTACTCGTACTCGCCGATGGCACCGTCATCGAAGGCAAGGGAATTGGTGCGACGGGCCGAACCCAGGCCGAGGTCTGTTTCAACACGGCGCTCACCGGCTACCAGGAAATCCTCACCGACCCATCCTATCTCAGCCAGATCGTCACTTTCACCTTCCCGCATATCGGCAATATCGGTACCAATGACGAGGATATCGAGGACCTGACGCCGGCTGCACGCCGCGGCGCGGTCGGCGTGATCTTCAAGGCCGACATCACCGAGCCATCGAACTACCGCGCCGCCAAGCATCTCGACGCCTGGCTGAAGGCGCGCGGCATCATCGGCCTCTGCGGCATCGATACGCGCGCGCTGACATCGTGGATCCGCGAAAACGGCATGCCGAATGCCGTGATCGCGCATGATCCGAGCGGCGTCTTCGATATCGACGTGCTGAAGCAGGAAGCCAAGGCCTGGAGCGGGCTCGAAGGCCTCGACCTCGCCAGGGAAGCAACCTCGGGCCAGTCCTCGCGGTGGAGCGAGAAGCCCTGGGTCTGGAACGAAGGCTATTCGGAACTCGCTGACATTGAAGCGAAGTACCACGTCGTCTGCCTCGATTTCGGCGTCAAGCGCAACATCCTGCGCCTGTTTGCCGGCCTCGATTGCAAGGTCACCGTCATGCCCGCCACGGCCTCCACCGAGGAAGTGCTGGCGCAGAAGCCCGACGGCATCTTCCTGTCGAACGGCCCCGGCGACCCGGCGGCGACCGGAATCTATGCCGTCCCCGTCATCAAGGACCTGATCGGCACCGACATCCCGCTCTTCGGCATCTGCCTCGGCCACCAGATGCTCGGCCTGGCGCTCGGCGCCAAGACCGAGAAGATGCATCAGGGCCATCACGGCGCCAACCATCCGGTCAAGGACTATACCACGGGCAAGGTCGAGATCGTCTCGATGAACCACGGTTTTGCCGTCTCGTCGAAGTCGCTGCCATCAGGCGTAGAGGAAACCCATGTGTCGCTGTTCGACGGCACCAATTGCGGCTTGCGCGTATCAGGCAAACCGGTCTTCTCGGTGCAGCACCACCCCGAAGCATCGCCCGGCCCGCAGGACAGCCACTACCTCTTCCGCAGGTTCCTTAACCTGATCAAGGAAAAGAAGGGCGAACTGGCACTGGCCGAACGCTGA
- the dnaG gene encoding DNA primase, protein MRFSNQFLDELRDRVTISDVIGRRVTWDRRKTNTGKGDYWACCPFHGEKSPSFHCEDRKGRYHCFGCGVSGDHFRFLMELDGLPFNEAVQQIADMAGVALPAPDPETERRERERHNLFDVMELATRFFQDQLQTAAGAKARAYLRDRGLTGRTIETFRLGYALESRNALKEHLASKGVSRDQIEACGLVVHENVPVSYDRFRDRIMFPILSSREKVIAFGGRALSSDAPAKYLNSNETELFSKGQVLYNFARARRASQGADGAGTIIAVEGYMDVIGLAQAGVENAVAPLGTALTENQLALLWKMTPVPVLCFDGDGAGMRAASRAVDLALPHLKPGQSLRIALLPDGKDPDDLVKIEGRAPFDKVIAEARALADMVWLRETSGATFDTPEKRAELEARLKQVTQVIGDESVRRHYQQDMRDRLYAFFQPSQQSRDARRPFTPRGQGQGQGRAPAANNPGRSAPISDRLARTGMVTGYGSLPSLRESVLALTIVNHPALFFEDYDTIRQIEFESRDMRRFWQAMMGIAAASGSDLTREELLTALETQGFDTLLAGLDKQIRFARLWTATEHAAIEDAREGYLQALSLHMRALALARQRREIERELADATERGAEREVEQLMLSLKEVQLEVARLENQEALVDGFGVMSGRVKGPAGGGH, encoded by the coding sequence ATGCGTTTTTCGAACCAGTTTCTGGATGAGCTTCGCGACCGCGTCACGATCTCGGACGTGATTGGCCGTCGCGTGACCTGGGACCGGCGCAAGACCAATACGGGTAAGGGCGATTACTGGGCCTGCTGCCCGTTCCACGGCGAGAAATCGCCAAGCTTCCATTGCGAGGACCGCAAGGGCCGCTACCATTGCTTCGGCTGCGGCGTGTCGGGCGATCATTTCCGGTTCCTGATGGAACTCGACGGATTGCCGTTCAACGAGGCGGTGCAGCAGATCGCCGACATGGCGGGCGTCGCGCTTCCCGCGCCCGATCCTGAGACCGAGCGGCGCGAACGCGAGCGGCACAATCTCTTCGACGTGATGGAACTCGCGACCCGATTCTTCCAGGATCAGTTGCAGACGGCGGCCGGCGCGAAGGCTCGCGCTTATCTTCGTGATCGCGGTCTGACCGGACGGACGATCGAGACGTTCCGGTTGGGATACGCGCTTGAGAGCCGCAATGCACTCAAGGAGCATCTCGCATCAAAGGGCGTTTCCAGGGATCAGATCGAGGCCTGCGGGCTGGTCGTGCATGAGAATGTTCCGGTCTCCTACGACCGGTTCCGCGACCGCATCATGTTTCCGATCCTGTCGTCGCGCGAAAAGGTGATCGCTTTCGGCGGTCGGGCGCTATCATCGGATGCGCCCGCGAAGTATCTCAATTCGAACGAGACCGAGCTCTTTTCCAAGGGGCAGGTGCTCTACAATTTCGCGCGCGCCCGCCGCGCGTCGCAGGGTGCGGATGGTGCCGGTACGATCATCGCGGTCGAAGGCTATATGGATGTGATCGGGCTGGCACAGGCCGGCGTCGAGAACGCCGTGGCACCGCTCGGCACCGCGCTGACCGAGAACCAGCTGGCGCTGCTCTGGAAGATGACGCCGGTGCCGGTGCTCTGCTTTGATGGCGATGGGGCGGGCATGCGTGCGGCCTCGCGTGCGGTCGATCTGGCACTCCCGCACTTGAAGCCCGGCCAGTCGCTCCGCATTGCGCTATTGCCCGATGGCAAGGATCCGGACGATCTGGTGAAGATCGAGGGCCGTGCGCCGTTCGACAAGGTCATTGCCGAGGCGCGGGCGCTCGCCGACATGGTGTGGCTCCGCGAAACATCGGGCGCGACCTTCGACACGCCGGAAAAGCGCGCCGAACTCGAAGCACGGTTGAAGCAGGTGACGCAGGTGATCGGCGATGAAAGCGTGCGCCGGCACTACCAGCAGGACATGCGTGACCGGCTCTATGCGTTCTTCCAGCCGAGCCAGCAAAGCCGGGATGCGCGGCGGCCCTTCACGCCACGTGGCCAGGGCCAAGGGCAGGGACGCGCCCCCGCCGCCAACAATCCCGGCCGATCGGCGCCCATATCCGACCGGTTGGCGCGAACCGGCATGGTCACCGGCTACGGCTCGCTGCCGTCGCTGAGGGAAAGCGTGCTGGCACTGACGATTGTCAACCATCCCGCACTGTTCTTCGAGGATTACGACACGATCCGGCAGATCGAATTCGAGAGCCGTGACATGCGCCGCTTCTGGCAGGCGATGATGGGGATTGCCGCCGCGAGTGGCTCCGATCTCACGCGCGAGGAACTGTTGACGGCGCTGGAAACTCAAGGGTTCGATACCCTGCTTGCCGGCCTCGACAAACAGATACGCTTCGCGCGTCTGTGGACCGCGACGGAGCATGCGGCAATCGAAGACGCACGCGAAGGCTATCTGCAGGCGCTGTCGCTGCATATGCGAGCGCTCGCACTGGCGCGCCAGCGCCGCGAGATCGAACGCGAACTCGCCGACGCCACCGAACGCGGCGCCGAACGCGAGGTCGAACAACTGATGCTGTCGCTGAAGGAAGTGCAGCTCGAAGTGGCTCGCCTGGAAAACCAGGAAGCGCTGGTCGATGGCTTCGGCGTGATGTCGGGCCGGGTCAAAGGGCCGGCCGGCGGCGGGCATTGA
- a CDS encoding FAD-binding oxidoreductase → MKSAIVLGAGMAGVSTALALQGRGWAVTLVDRKAPGRETSFGNAGIIQSEAVEPYAMPRSIRELVDIAFGQTNDVFYAFRELPFHIGALFRYWWHSEEGRHRAAAIAWASLIAQATSTHEKLIERAGAGNLIRKSGFRVLHRTVAELETALKDAERKKEAYGIGYAALSASEMAAAEPALKTGGAGAVHWLDSWTVSDPGGLVESYADLFQRSGGRFVHGDAATLRRVGAGWTVMTEEGPIEAEHAVFSLGPWSSDTLRKFGHHFPMVYKRGYHAHYRSPEQLNAPVMDSENGYLLLPMLAGTRITTGAHLARFHAGPAYNQLEHAEEAAKDLFDLGQRIEDKPWQGTRPCMPDMLPVIGASQHEKGLWMNFGHGHQGFTLGPASADVLATMMDGGMPAIDMRPFRPDRY, encoded by the coding sequence ATGAAGAGCGCAATCGTCCTGGGAGCCGGCATGGCTGGTGTTTCCACCGCTTTGGCGCTTCAGGGTCGCGGCTGGGCGGTCACGCTGGTCGATCGCAAGGCGCCGGGCCGGGAAACCAGCTTCGGCAATGCCGGCATCATCCAGTCCGAGGCCGTCGAACCCTATGCGATGCCGCGGTCGATTCGCGAGCTCGTCGATATTGCCTTCGGCCAGACCAATGACGTCTTCTACGCCTTCCGCGAACTGCCATTCCACATAGGCGCGCTATTTCGCTACTGGTGGCATTCCGAGGAAGGTCGCCACCGCGCGGCCGCCATTGCCTGGGCGAGCCTGATCGCGCAGGCGACTTCGACGCATGAAAAGCTGATCGAACGCGCCGGCGCCGGCAATCTCATCCGGAAATCCGGCTTTCGTGTGCTTCATCGTACCGTGGCTGAACTCGAAACTGCCTTGAAGGATGCCGAGCGTAAGAAGGAGGCCTATGGCATCGGCTATGCTGCACTCTCGGCAAGCGAGATGGCGGCAGCCGAGCCGGCGCTCAAGACCGGCGGCGCGGGCGCGGTGCACTGGCTCGATTCCTGGACGGTCAGCGACCCCGGCGGGCTGGTCGAGTCCTACGCCGATCTCTTCCAGCGATCGGGTGGCAGGTTTGTCCATGGCGATGCGGCAACGCTGCGACGCGTCGGCGCGGGCTGGACCGTGATGACGGAAGAAGGACCGATCGAGGCGGAGCACGCCGTCTTCTCGCTTGGCCCATGGTCATCGGACACGCTGAGGAAATTCGGCCACCATTTTCCCATGGTCTACAAGCGCGGCTATCATGCGCACTACCGCTCGCCGGAGCAGCTTAACGCGCCAGTCATGGACAGCGAGAACGGCTATCTCCTGCTGCCGATGCTGGCTGGCACGCGCATCACCACCGGTGCGCATCTCGCGCGTTTCCATGCCGGCCCGGCCTATAACCAGCTCGAACACGCGGAAGAGGCGGCGAAGGACCTATTCGATCTCGGCCAGCGCATCGAGGACAAGCCGTGGCAGGGCACGCGGCCCTGCATGCCCGATATGCTGCCGGTGATCGGTGCGTCCCAGCATGAAAAGGGCCTGTGGATGAATTTCGGCCACGGCCATCAGGGATTCACCCTCGGACCTGCGAGCGCTGATGTGCTGGCGACCATGATGGATGGCGGCATGCCTGCTATCGACATGCGGCCCTTCCGGCCCGATCGCTACTGA
- a CDS encoding LysE family translocator — MPDFVILLTIAGALAIGAISPGPSFVLVSRVAVTASRPNGLAAALGMGVGGATFGMLALAGLSALLQQVEWLHLALKIGGGLYLVYLGIRIWRSATTPLVVDDMAEGRKRSAARSFWLGLVTQLSNPKTAIYYASIFAALLPAKPAQGLLFALPPTIFLIEAGWYAIVALAFSSSGPRAAYLRSKTWVDRVAGAVLGALGARLLVDGLPSRAT; from the coding sequence ATGCCGGATTTTGTCATTCTCCTGACCATTGCCGGGGCGCTCGCCATCGGGGCGATAAGCCCGGGTCCGAGTTTTGTCCTTGTCTCAAGGGTCGCGGTTACCGCCTCCAGGCCCAATGGGCTTGCGGCCGCGCTCGGCATGGGCGTCGGTGGTGCCACGTTCGGCATGCTGGCGCTTGCGGGGCTGAGTGCACTGCTCCAGCAGGTCGAGTGGCTGCATCTTGCACTCAAGATCGGCGGCGGGCTCTATCTCGTCTATCTCGGCATTCGCATCTGGCGGAGCGCCACGACCCCGCTTGTCGTCGATGACATGGCTGAGGGCAGGAAGAGATCGGCCGCTCGTTCGTTCTGGCTCGGACTGGTGACACAGCTCAGCAATCCGAAGACCGCGATCTATTATGCAAGTATTTTTGCGGCTCTTCTGCCGGCGAAGCCCGCTCAAGGGTTGTTGTTCGCATTGCCGCCGACGATCTTCCTGATCGAGGCCGGCTGGTATGCGATCGTGGCGCTGGCCTTTTCCTCCAGCGGTCCGCGCGCGGCGTATCTCAGGTCCAAGACCTGGGTGGATCGGGTGGCCGGCGCCGTTCTCGGCGCACTCGGCGCGCGCCTCCTAGTCGACGGACTTCCATCCCGTGCCACATAA
- a CDS encoding FAD-dependent oxidoreductase gives MPITPTFITEPARQIEVIRQTDVLVVGSGPGGLAAALAAARAGVEVTLVERFGCFGGNITVVGVEGFAWYRHEATVEANGIGWEFEERAKAMGAAVPESQSLSYELDSEGFKLVADRLVEEAGIHPMLHRQFVAPLMNGDAIIGIVVESKAGREAILARRVIDATGDADVATRAGAATFKTPVEQMQAASVMFHLAGVDKKKFMEGIRSDPQTYSSWSTGEWQIETSGKEDEMFSPFLAKPFAQAIKDGVIPKHLNTIAGTWGAMHDSGELTYMNLVHLAGCDGTDPDSMTIFEIEGRKQAMLAIEALRRYTPGCEGARLRNFGMSIGIRDTRKLDAVYNMTESDVRNEGRFEDTIGIYPEFIDGYGVLILPTTGRYMHVPYRSMLPKGVKNLLVAGRAIGGDRIAHAATRNMACCAVAGQGAGVAAAISVKDGSDFDRVDMPSVQRELERQGVRIY, from the coding sequence ATGCCCATTACGCCGACGTTTATCACCGAACCCGCCCGTCAGATCGAAGTCATCCGCCAGACGGATGTGCTGGTGGTCGGCTCGGGTCCCGGGGGGCTGGCGGCCGCACTCGCTGCGGCGCGAGCTGGCGTCGAGGTCACGCTTGTCGAGCGCTTCGGCTGCTTCGGCGGCAATATCACCGTTGTCGGCGTCGAGGGCTTTGCCTGGTACCGGCATGAAGCGACGGTCGAGGCGAACGGCATCGGCTGGGAGTTCGAGGAACGCGCCAAGGCGATGGGAGCCGCGGTGCCGGAGAGCCAGTCGCTGTCCTACGAACTGGATTCCGAAGGCTTCAAGCTGGTCGCCGACCGTCTGGTCGAGGAAGCCGGCATCCATCCCATGCTCCACCGGCAGTTCGTGGCACCGCTCATGAATGGCGATGCGATCATCGGCATCGTCGTCGAATCCAAGGCGGGCCGGGAGGCGATTCTGGCCAGGCGCGTCATCGATGCCACGGGTGACGCGGATGTCGCGACGCGCGCGGGTGCCGCCACGTTCAAGACGCCGGTCGAACAGATGCAGGCGGCCTCGGTGATGTTCCACCTCGCGGGCGTCGACAAGAAGAAGTTCATGGAGGGCATCAGGAGCGATCCGCAGACATATTCGAGCTGGTCGACCGGCGAATGGCAGATCGAGACGTCGGGCAAGGAAGACGAGATGTTCTCGCCCTTCCTCGCAAAACCGTTCGCCCAGGCGATCAAGGACGGCGTCATCCCCAAGCACCTCAACACCATCGCCGGGACCTGGGGCGCGATGCATGACAGCGGCGAGCTGACCTATATGAACCTCGTCCATCTGGCGGGCTGCGACGGCACCGATCCCGACAGCATGACCATCTTCGAGATCGAGGGCCGCAAGCAGGCGATGCTGGCGATCGAGGCACTGCGCCGCTACACACCGGGTTGCGAGGGCGCGCGGTTGAGGAATTTCGGCATGTCGATCGGCATCCGCGACACCCGCAAGCTCGATGCGGTCTACAATATGACTGAAAGCGACGTGCGCAACGAAGGCCGGTTCGAGGATACGATCGGCATCTATCCCGAGTTCATCGATGGCTATGGTGTGCTGATCCTGCCGACCACGGGCCGCTATATGCATGTTCCCTATCGCTCGATGCTGCCCAAGGGCGTGAAGAACCTGTTGGTCGCCGGCCGGGCGATCGGTGGCGACCGGATCGCGCATGCCGCGACCCGCAACATGGCCTGCTGCGCGGTCGCGGGGCAGGGCGCGGGTGTCGCTGCGGCGATCTCGGTGAAGGATGGCAGCGATTTCGACCGTGTCGATATGCCTTCGGTTCAAAGAGAGCTTGAACGGCAGGGCGTCCGAATCTACTGA
- a CDS encoding GatB/YqeY domain-containing protein, which translates to MRDKLMDAVKEAMKAKQPHRISTIRMMQSAIKDLEIANRTKPDPTTSDGDIASLLSKLVKQREESAKIYDEGGRPELATKEREEIAIIGEFMPKQLSEAEVIEIIKGIITETGAASMKDMGKVMSALKERYPGQLDFGKASGQIKSLLS; encoded by the coding sequence ATGCGCGACAAGCTGATGGATGCCGTGAAAGAGGCCATGAAGGCCAAGCAGCCGCACCGGATTTCAACGATCCGCATGATGCAGTCCGCCATCAAGGATCTCGAGATCGCCAACCGCACCAAGCCCGACCCCACGACTTCGGACGGCGACATCGCATCGCTGCTTTCGAAGCTGGTCAAGCAGCGCGAAGAGTCCGCCAAGATCTATGACGAGGGCGGCCGGCCGGAACTCGCCACTAAAGAGCGCGAGGAGATCGCAATCATCGGCGAATTCATGCCGAAGCAGCTGTCCGAAGCCGAAGTCATCGAGATCATCAAGGGCATCATCACCGAGACAGGTGCCGCCAGCATGAAGGACATGGGCAAGGTGATGAGCGCGCTCAAGGAGCGTTATCCCGGCCAGCTCGACTTCGGCAAGGCGTCGGGGCAGATCAAGTCGCTGTTGAGCTGA
- a CDS encoding calcium-binding protein — protein sequence MKTKRGTAGIDDLNGTRLADQILGLEGDDIISGKGGNDKLLGGEGSDEIRGGGGSDKIFGDEDDDFLFGDSGSDVISGGEGNDIIIGGSGNDVLKGGNGNDRLFSNTGNDRMNGGDGDDYYEIGRGTVETVDDIGNDEYKITADSSVKIDDRDGHDKLRFADTEKSWTITMRDLMFQRSGDDLVITVDGYKGETTITFFYAEESYRVERIYDENPDPAAKQGYNLEIENILNLSNGDEPIQGTVLWEL from the coding sequence ATGAAAACGAAGCGAGGCACGGCCGGCATCGACGATTTGAACGGCACCCGCCTTGCCGATCAGATCCTCGGGCTGGAGGGCGACGACATCATTTCCGGCAAGGGCGGAAACGACAAGCTCCTTGGCGGCGAGGGATCCGATGAAATTCGCGGCGGCGGGGGTTCCGACAAGATATTCGGAGACGAGGACGACGATTTCCTGTTCGGTGACAGCGGCAGCGATGTCATCAGCGGCGGTGAAGGCAACGACATCATCATCGGCGGATCGGGCAACGATGTCCTGAAGGGCGGCAACGGCAACGACAGGCTGTTCTCCAACACAGGCAACGACCGAATGAATGGCGGCGACGGCGACGATTACTACGAGATCGGGCGCGGCACCGTTGAGACTGTCGACGACATCGGCAATGACGAATACAAGATCACGGCCGACAGTTCCGTCAAGATCGACGACAGGGACGGCCACGACAAGCTCCGCTTCGCCGATACCGAGAAGAGCTGGACCATCACCATGCGCGACCTGATGTTCCAGCGGTCCGGCGACGATCTCGTGATTACGGTCGATGGCTACAAGGGCGAAACCACCATCACCTTCTTCTATGCCGAGGAGAGCTACCGCGTAGAGCGGATTTACGACGAGAATCCTGATCCCGCGGCAAAGCAGGGCTACAATCTCGAGATCGAGAATATCCTCAATCTCTCGAATGGCGACGAACCGATCCAAGGCACGGTGCTCTGGGAACTCTGA
- a CDS encoding DUF6481 family protein codes for MKKSDNELHDRRKVAADAKKALLENFRKAQSESAPEREAKQAERLAIATAREERRAERERVKAEEQAELLRLEAERLAQLEAEARAEAEQREAADKQRISRVIEDEAARKAERDRRYAARKARQG; via the coding sequence TTGAAAAAGAGCGACAACGAACTTCACGACCGCCGCAAGGTCGCGGCCGATGCCAAGAAGGCACTGCTGGAAAATTTCCGCAAGGCACAGAGCGAATCCGCCCCTGAACGTGAGGCCAAGCAGGCCGAACGCCTGGCCATCGCGACCGCGCGCGAGGAACGCCGCGCCGAGCGCGAACGCGTCAAGGCCGAAGAGCAGGCAGAACTGCTGCGTCTCGAGGCCGAGCGCCTTGCTCAGCTGGAAGCCGAGGCCCGCGCCGAAGCCGAACAACGCGAAGCAGCCGACAAGCAGCGAATCTCCCGCGTGATCGAAGACGAAGCCGCCCGCAAGGCCGAACGCGACCGCCGCTACGCCGCCCGCAAGGCACGCCAAGGCTGA
- a CDS encoding cold-shock protein, protein MKGFIMATGTVKWFNSTKGFGFIQPDNGGEDAFVHISAVERAGMREIVEGQKLSYELERDNKSGKMSATQLRAA, encoded by the coding sequence ATGAAAGGGTTCATTATGGCCACTGGCACAGTTAAATGGTTCAATTCCACCAAGGGCTTCGGCTTCATCCAGCCGGATAACGGCGGCGAAGACGCATTCGTCCACATCTCCGCCGTAGAGCGTGCTGGCATGCGCGAAATCGTGGAAGGCCAGAAGCTTTCCTACGAACTCGAGCGTGACAACAAGTCGGGCAAGATGTCCGCCACTCAGCTTCGCGCTGCTTGA